One Janthinobacterium sp. TB1-E2 genomic region harbors:
- a CDS encoding YeeE/YedE family protein — protein sequence MTIDWQHFTPWASLAGGMLIGLAAALLILFNGRIAGISGIVGGLLRPHSGDLGWRIAFLAGLIGTPLLYQLWQALPPVQIDAGTPALIVAGLLVGVGVRYGAGCTSGHGVCGLSRLSPRSLAATCAFMAAGFLTVYLLRHL from the coding sequence ATGACGATAGACTGGCAGCACTTCACGCCGTGGGCCTCGCTGGCCGGCGGCATGCTGATCGGCCTGGCGGCTGCGCTATTGATCCTGTTCAATGGCCGCATCGCCGGCATCAGCGGCATCGTCGGCGGCTTGCTGCGTCCGCATAGCGGCGACCTGGGCTGGCGCATCGCCTTTCTTGCCGGCCTGATCGGCACGCCCTTGCTGTACCAGCTGTGGCAAGCCTTGCCGCCTGTGCAGATCGACGCGGGCACGCCCGCCCTGATCGTGGCGGGCTTGCTGGTGGGCGTGGGTGTGCGTTATGGCGCCGGCTGCACCAGCGGTCACGGCGTGTGCGGGCTGTCGCGCCTGTCTCCGCGTTCGCTGGCGGCCACTTGCGCTTTCATGGCGGCCGGCTTCCTCACCGTCTATCTGTTGCGCCACCTATGA
- a CDS encoding HAMP domain-containing sensor histidine kinase, whose translation MASIQVRLTLLFVVIVTLVLGISGSYTQYTLSQELESGSARLRSGVLTRLQTSLPSALWDLDKSKVDSIVAAEMLPPELVGIRVYDASVGLFAGEVRDAGGTLVPLSADVAMGGTPVEAPLVFRDAVAAATGGKPVIVGKVIVNFSRAQIDAALHAEVRRKVLEVLLLDIILVGALALSLRIVFEPLKQLRDGLFDLATRGSDEVEELPENRRDELGDVIRGFNAVQRKLKSIIEGSREAEDMARRSQQATAQAMDELRRTQESLLQSERLASLGSLVAGVAHEINTPVGIALTSASVLKEATDDISAAVAGGSVKKTDIVRYLETAGESARLIMNNAYRAAHLIHSFKQIAVDQVSEARRLFELRDYIGEVISSLQPTLKKTRISIDIDCPPDIMLDSYPGALAQVLTNLVLNCVEHAFDADTAGNIHIGVHRDGDAIAMQVRDNGRGIAPDMLDRVFDPFVTTRRGQGGTGLGLNIVFNLIAKQFGGTITVSSTLGQGAAFLLRLPTVTPLPESTNSQA comes from the coding sequence ATGGCGAGTATCCAAGTCCGGCTGACCCTGCTTTTTGTCGTGATCGTCACCTTGGTGCTGGGCATTTCCGGCAGCTATACCCAATATACACTGAGCCAGGAACTCGAATCGGGCAGCGCGCGCCTGCGCAGCGGCGTGCTCACGCGCTTGCAGACGAGCTTGCCTTCGGCACTGTGGGACCTCGACAAATCCAAGGTCGACAGCATCGTCGCGGCTGAAATGCTGCCGCCGGAACTGGTTGGCATCCGCGTCTACGACGCCTCGGTCGGCCTGTTCGCGGGCGAGGTGCGCGACGCGGGCGGCACCCTGGTGCCTTTGAGCGCCGACGTGGCCATGGGCGGCACGCCTGTCGAGGCGCCGCTGGTGTTCCGCGACGCCGTGGCGGCGGCCACGGGCGGCAAGCCGGTGATCGTCGGCAAGGTCATCGTCAATTTCAGCCGCGCGCAGATCGATGCGGCCCTGCATGCCGAAGTGCGGCGCAAGGTGCTGGAAGTGTTGCTGCTTGACATCATCCTCGTGGGCGCCCTGGCGCTGAGCCTGCGCATCGTCTTCGAACCGCTGAAACAGTTGCGCGACGGCTTGTTCGACCTGGCCACGCGCGGCAGCGACGAGGTCGAAGAGCTGCCGGAAAATCGGCGCGACGAACTGGGCGACGTGATCCGCGGCTTCAATGCCGTGCAGCGCAAGCTCAAGTCCATCATCGAGGGCAGCCGCGAGGCGGAAGACATGGCGCGCCGTTCGCAGCAGGCAACGGCGCAGGCCATGGACGAGCTGCGCCGCACGCAGGAATCGTTGCTGCAATCGGAGCGCCTGGCCTCGCTGGGCAGCCTGGTGGCCGGCGTGGCGCATGAAATCAACACCCCGGTCGGCATCGCGCTGACCAGCGCCTCGGTGCTGAAGGAAGCTACCGATGACATCAGCGCGGCCGTGGCCGGCGGCAGCGTGAAGAAGACCGACATCGTGCGCTACCTGGAAACGGCCGGCGAAAGCGCGCGGCTGATCATGAACAATGCCTACCGCGCCGCCCATCTGATCCACAGCTTCAAACAGATCGCCGTCGACCAGGTCAGCGAGGCGCGCCGTTTGTTCGAATTGCGCGACTATATCGGCGAGGTGATCTCGAGCCTGCAGCCGACCCTGAAAAAGACGCGCATCAGCATCGATATCGACTGCCCGCCAGACATCATGCTCGACAGCTATCCGGGCGCGCTGGCGCAGGTACTGACCAACCTGGTGTTGAACTGCGTCGAGCACGCGTTTGATGCGGACACGGCCGGCAACATCCATATCGGCGTGCACCGCGATGGCGACGCGATCGCCATGCAGGTGCGCGACAACGGCCGCGGCATCGCACCCGACATGCTCGACCGCGTGTTCGATCCGTTTGTCACCACGCGGCGCGGGCAGGGCGGCACGGGACTGGGCTTGAATATCGTGTTCAACTTGATTGCCAAGCAGTTTGGCGGCACCATCACGGTCAGCAGCACCTTGGGGCAGGGTGCGGCGTTCCTGCTGCGCCTGCCCACGGTGACGCCGTTGCCGGAAAGCACCAACAGCCAGGCATAG
- a CDS encoding YeeE/YedE family protein, producing the protein MNKLILSLLSGLVFGLGLIVSGMSNPAKVLAFLDLAGAWDPSLALVMGGAIGVALPAFWLARRRTRSLLGEAMQLPTSRRIDRRLLLGSLAFGAGWGIAGFCPGPALVSLLAGQPKAWMFAGAMLAGMAVFEVLERRKLPAPA; encoded by the coding sequence ATGAACAAACTGATTCTTTCCCTGTTAAGCGGCCTCGTCTTTGGCTTGGGCCTGATCGTCTCCGGCATGTCCAATCCAGCCAAGGTGCTCGCTTTCCTCGACCTGGCCGGCGCCTGGGATCCGTCGCTGGCGCTGGTGATGGGCGGCGCCATCGGCGTGGCCTTGCCCGCCTTCTGGCTGGCGCGGCGGCGCACCAGGTCGCTGCTGGGCGAAGCCATGCAGTTGCCGACATCGCGGCGCATCGACCGGCGCTTGCTGCTGGGCAGCCTGGCCTTTGGCGCGGGCTGGGGCATCGCCGGTTTCTGTCCCGGTCCCGCCCTCGTGTCGCTGCTGGCGGGCCAGCCGAAGGCGTGGATGTTTGCCGGCGCCATGCTGGCAGGCATGGCCGTGTTTGAAGTGCTGGAGCGCCGCAAGCTGCCTGCGCCGGCCTGA
- a CDS encoding DUF1697 domain-containing protein has translation MAQIENSQQVALLRGINVGRAKRVAMADLRKLLGDLGFAQVRTVLNSGNVVYDGGKVAPAEAAARIEEALVLKLGVAARVTVLSASQFAELVEQNTLAPAADAARLLTLVLNNPADIQRLAPLVQQSWQPEALALGRWAAYAWCPDGVLASKVVAALGVLLGDGVTSRNWATMQKLHALLSEPDAPATSSFSKEH, from the coding sequence ATGGCACAGATAGAAAACAGTCAGCAAGTGGCGCTGTTGCGCGGGATTAATGTGGGCCGCGCCAAGCGCGTGGCCATGGCCGACCTGCGCAAGCTGCTGGGCGACCTGGGTTTTGCGCAGGTGCGCACCGTGCTCAACAGCGGAAACGTCGTGTATGACGGCGGCAAGGTGGCGCCGGCCGAGGCCGCTGCCCGCATCGAGGAAGCGCTGGTGCTGAAACTGGGCGTGGCGGCCAGGGTGACGGTGCTGTCGGCCAGCCAGTTTGCCGAGCTGGTCGAACAAAACACCTTGGCGCCGGCGGCCGATGCGGCCCGTCTGCTGACCCTGGTGCTGAACAATCCGGCCGACATCCAGCGTCTGGCGCCGCTCGTGCAGCAGTCGTGGCAGCCCGAAGCGCTGGCGCTGGGGCGCTGGGCCGCATATGCGTGGTGTCCCGATGGCGTGCTGGCCAGCAAGGTGGTGGCGGCGCTGGGCGTGCTGCTGGGCGACGGCGTCACCTCGCGCAACTGGGCCACCATGCAAAAACTGCATGCGCTGCTGAGCGAACCCGATGCGCCAGCCACCTCTTCATTTTCCAAGGAGCACTGA
- a CDS encoding IclR family transcriptional regulator domain-containing protein, with translation MTARSSTSLSAEETADADGAPRPGDSYVQSFARGLAVLRSFGADAPQQTLSEVAERAQLTRAGARRILLTLLHLGYVEADGRLFRLTPKVLDLGYAYLSSLPVWTQAQPLLEELMQTLRQSCSATVLDGDDIVYVVRLSAHRTMSINLGIGSRLPAYCTSMGRVLLSGLTPDVLRERLSKMALLKITPATKVDIDVLMEEIAQVRRQGWCLVQEELEQGLIALAAPVFDRAGKVVAAINVSGQTAGPSVAHLLEHSLPKLLDTASRVSALVRVQQ, from the coding sequence ATGACCGCACGCAGCAGCACCTCCCTTTCCGCCGAAGAAACCGCCGATGCCGACGGCGCGCCGCGTCCCGGCGACAGCTATGTGCAATCGTTCGCGCGGGGCCTGGCCGTGCTGCGCAGCTTTGGCGCGGACGCGCCGCAGCAGACCTTGAGCGAAGTGGCGGAACGGGCGCAGCTGACGCGCGCCGGCGCGCGGCGCATCCTGCTCACCTTGTTGCATCTCGGTTACGTGGAAGCGGATGGGCGGCTGTTCCGTTTGACGCCCAAGGTGCTCGACCTCGGCTACGCCTACCTGTCGTCGCTGCCCGTGTGGACGCAGGCGCAACCGCTGCTGGAAGAATTGATGCAGACCTTGCGCCAGTCGTGCTCGGCCACAGTGCTCGACGGCGACGACATCGTGTATGTCGTGCGCCTGTCTGCGCACCGCACCATGTCGATCAACCTGGGCATCGGCAGCCGCCTGCCCGCCTACTGCACCTCGATGGGCAGAGTGTTGCTATCGGGCCTGACGCCGGACGTGCTGCGCGAACGGCTGTCGAAGATGGCGCTGCTGAAAATCACGCCGGCGACCAAGGTCGATATCGACGTCTTGATGGAAGAGATTGCGCAAGTGCGGCGCCAGGGCTGGTGCCTGGTGCAGGAAGAGCTGGAACAGGGCTTGATCGCCCTGGCCGCGCCCGTGTTCGACCGGGCCGGCAAGGTGGTGGCGGCGATCAACGTCAGCGGCCAGACGGCGGGGCCGTCCGTGGCGCATCTGCTGGAACACAGCTTGCCGAAACTGCTCGATACGGCAAGCCGGGTCAGCGCTCTGGTGCGGGTGCAGCAGTAG
- a CDS encoding DUF3224 domain-containing protein, producing the protein MPSITGTFDVTITPETLSDTAAQSGLGRLSLDKRYHGALEASAQGEMLSARASVSGSAGYVALERVEGTLDGRRGSFYLQHSGTMTRGAPALSVTVVPDTGTEQLQGLRGSLAIRIEDGKHYYDFTYDIVEAQ; encoded by the coding sequence ATGCCTTCCATTACCGGTACCTTCGACGTCACCATCACCCCGGAAACCTTGTCGGACACGGCCGCGCAATCGGGACTGGGACGCTTGTCGCTCGACAAGCGCTACCACGGCGCGCTCGAGGCCAGCGCGCAGGGCGAGATGCTGAGCGCGCGCGCCAGCGTGAGCGGCTCGGCAGGCTATGTGGCATTGGAGCGGGTGGAGGGTACTCTGGACGGACGCCGCGGCAGTTTTTATTTGCAGCACAGCGGCACGATGACGCGCGGCGCGCCCGCCTTGTCGGTGACGGTGGTGCCCGATACGGGGACGGAGCAGTTGCAAGGACTCAGGGGCAGCCTGGCCATCCGCATCGAGGACGGCAAGCATTATTATGATTTTACGTATGACATTGTTGAGGCGCAATGA
- the pcaF gene encoding 3-oxoadipyl-CoA thiolase produces MTHAYICDAQRTPFGRYGGGLSGVRADDLGAVPIRALMARNPDVDWTAVTDVLYGCANQAGEDNRNVARMAALLAGLPDSVPGATLNRLCGSGLDAIGSAARFIKSGETGLLIAGGVESMSRAPFVMGKADSAFSRGMKMEDTTIGWRFINPLMKAQYGVDSMPETAENVASDFGISRADQDAFALASQVKALAAQQAGVFDSEICPVSIAQKKGDPIVVVRDEHPRATTLDTLAKLKPVVRADGTITAGNASGVNDGAAALLLADEANAARFGLTPRARVVAMATAGVAPRIMGIGPAPATLKVLAMTGLTLADFDVIELNEAFAAQGLAVLRQLGLPDDDARVNPNGGAIALGHPLGASGARLAMTAVNQLHRTGGRYALCTMCIGVGQGIALVLERV; encoded by the coding sequence ATGACCCACGCTTATATCTGCGACGCCCAGCGCACGCCGTTTGGCCGCTACGGCGGCGGCCTGTCCGGCGTGCGCGCCGACGACCTGGGCGCCGTGCCCATCCGTGCCTTGATGGCGCGCAATCCCGACGTGGACTGGACTGCCGTTACCGACGTGCTGTACGGCTGCGCCAACCAGGCGGGCGAGGACAACCGCAACGTGGCGCGCATGGCCGCCCTGCTGGCCGGCTTGCCCGACAGTGTGCCGGGCGCCACCCTGAACCGCCTGTGCGGCTCGGGCCTGGACGCCATCGGCAGCGCCGCGCGCTTCATCAAGAGCGGCGAAACGGGTTTGCTGATCGCCGGCGGCGTGGAAAGCATGAGCCGCGCACCATTCGTCATGGGCAAGGCCGACAGCGCTTTTTCGCGCGGCATGAAAATGGAAGACACGACCATCGGCTGGCGCTTCATCAATCCGTTGATGAAGGCGCAGTACGGTGTCGATTCGATGCCGGAAACGGCGGAAAACGTGGCGTCCGACTTCGGTATCAGCCGCGCGGACCAGGATGCGTTCGCGCTGGCCAGCCAGGTCAAGGCCCTGGCGGCGCAGCAGGCGGGCGTGTTCGACAGTGAAATCTGTCCCGTCAGCATCGCGCAAAAGAAAGGCGATCCCATCGTCGTTGTCCGTGACGAGCACCCGCGCGCCACCACGCTGGACACCCTGGCCAAATTGAAGCCTGTCGTGCGCGCGGACGGCACGATTACCGCCGGCAACGCCTCGGGCGTCAACGATGGCGCGGCGGCGCTGCTGCTGGCCGACGAGGCGAACGCGGCCCGTTTTGGCCTGACACCGCGGGCCCGTGTCGTGGCCATGGCGACGGCCGGCGTGGCGCCGCGCATCATGGGCATCGGCCCCGCGCCCGCCACCCTGAAAGTGCTGGCCATGACGGGTTTGACCCTGGCCGACTTCGACGTCATCGAACTGAACGAAGCATTTGCCGCCCAGGGCCTGGCCGTGCTGCGCCAGCTGGGTTTACCCGACGACGATGCGCGCGTCAATCCGAACGGCGGCGCCATCGCCCTCGGCCACCCGCTGGGTGCCTCCGGTGCGCGCCTGGCCATGACGGCCGTCAACCAGCTACACCGCACGGGCGGCCGCTATGCGCTCTGCACCATGTGCATCGGCGTGGGGCAGGGTATTGCATTGGTGCTGGAACGGGTCTGA
- a CDS encoding 3-oxoacid CoA-transferase subunit A — MIDKLRSSVLDALADIHDGATVMIGGFGGAGQPAELIDGLIAQGARDLVIVNNNAGNGDTGLAALLKNGQVRKIICSFPRQADSHVFDALYRAGKLELELVPQGNLAERIRAAGAGIGGFFTPTGYGTDLAKGKETREIDGRMYVFESPIHADFALIKAEQGDRWGNLTYRKTARNFGPIMAMAAKVSIASVHEIAELGSIDPEHVITPGLFVQRIVQVPRTATGPAGFKAA; from the coding sequence ATGATCGACAAACTGCGTTCCAGCGTGCTTGATGCGCTGGCCGATATCCACGATGGCGCCACCGTCATGATTGGCGGCTTTGGCGGCGCGGGCCAGCCGGCCGAGCTGATCGACGGCTTGATCGCCCAGGGAGCGCGCGACCTCGTCATCGTCAACAACAATGCGGGCAATGGCGACACGGGCCTGGCGGCCCTGCTGAAAAACGGGCAAGTGCGCAAGATCATCTGTTCGTTCCCGCGCCAGGCCGATTCCCACGTGTTCGACGCGCTGTACCGCGCGGGCAAGCTGGAACTGGAACTGGTGCCGCAGGGGAACCTGGCCGAGCGCATCCGCGCCGCCGGCGCCGGCATCGGCGGCTTTTTCACGCCTACCGGTTATGGCACGGACTTGGCCAAGGGCAAGGAAACGCGCGAGATCGATGGCCGCATGTATGTGTTCGAGTCGCCGATCCACGCCGATTTCGCGCTGATCAAGGCGGAGCAGGGCGACCGCTGGGGCAACCTGACTTACCGCAAGACGGCGCGCAACTTCGGCCCGATCATGGCCATGGCCGCCAAGGTCAGCATTGCTTCCGTGCATGAAATTGCCGAGCTGGGCAGCATCGACCCCGAGCACGTCATCACGCCGGGCCTGTTCGTGCAGCGCATCGTGCAAGTGCCGCGCACTGCCACCGGCCCCGCCGGCTTCAAAGCAGCCTGA
- a CDS encoding ArsR/SmtB family transcription factor: protein METVATQHAEYNLDAMRGSAYKASSLLKAMGNADRLMLLCQLSQGEHCVSDLEQKVGIGQPTLSQQLGVLREEMLVATRRDGKQIYYRVASAPVLAVLQVLYAQFCAPRAPFNDEAD, encoded by the coding sequence ATGGAGACAGTCGCAACACAACACGCCGAATACAACCTCGACGCCATGCGTGGCTCGGCCTACAAGGCCAGCTCGCTGCTCAAGGCCATGGGCAATGCCGACCGGTTGATGCTGCTGTGCCAGCTGTCGCAGGGCGAGCATTGCGTCAGCGACCTCGAGCAAAAAGTGGGCATCGGCCAGCCGACCCTGTCGCAGCAGCTGGGCGTGCTGCGCGAAGAGATGCTGGTGGCCACGCGGCGCGATGGCAAGCAGATTTATTACCGCGTCGCCAGCGCGCCCGTGCTGGCCGTGCTGCAAGTGCTGTACGCGCAATTTTGCGCGCCGCGCGCCCCGTTCAACGACGAAGCGGACTGA
- a CDS encoding 3-oxoacid CoA-transferase subunit B gives MNKWNRDQMAARVAADIHEGSVVNLGIGLPTLVANHLPAGADIILHSENGVIGMGPAPAPGEEDYDLINAGKQPVTLLPGGSYFHHADSFAMMRGGHLDICVLGAFQVSATGDLANWHTGAPDAIPAVGGAMDLAIGAKKTWVMMELLTKTGESKLVQACTYPLTGIGCVSRIYSDLAVLDLSPNGAVVVELVDGLSFEQLQALTAVPLTDGR, from the coding sequence ATGAACAAATGGAATCGAGACCAGATGGCGGCCCGTGTGGCGGCCGACATCCATGAAGGCAGTGTCGTCAACCTCGGTATCGGCTTGCCGACCCTGGTGGCGAACCACTTGCCGGCTGGCGCGGACATCATCCTGCACAGCGAAAACGGCGTGATCGGCATGGGCCCCGCACCGGCGCCCGGCGAGGAAGACTACGACTTGATCAACGCGGGCAAGCAGCCCGTCACCCTGCTGCCCGGCGGCAGCTATTTCCACCATGCCGACAGTTTCGCCATGATGCGCGGCGGCCACCTCGACATCTGCGTGCTGGGCGCGTTTCAAGTGTCCGCCACGGGCGATCTGGCCAACTGGCACACGGGCGCGCCCGACGCCATTCCCGCCGTGGGCGGGGCCATGGACCTGGCCATCGGCGCGAAAAAAACCTGGGTCATGATGGAATTGCTGACCAAGACCGGTGAAAGCAAGCTGGTGCAGGCCTGCACCTATCCGCTCACGGGTATCGGCTGCGTCAGCCGCATCTATAGCGACCTGGCCGTGCTCGATTTGTCGCCCAACGGGGCCGTGGTGGTCGAACTGGTCGATGGCCTGAGTTTTGAACAGCTGCAAGCGTTGACGGCCGTGCCGCTGACGGACGGACGTTAA
- a CDS encoding ChaN family lipoprotein, translating into MTTVIFRAGARAALLCSVLALAACGSLLKKEAPPAPMPVADALPNPQVLLLGEVPDNAQGQRLRGEELRRRLAAGWRPVIVMEQFDRENQDLLTRAARECADPDCIIRVMEQPRWDWSVYRPVLDLVISYQLTLVAGNLSPADASRIVRDGIQWSMPPAMVATYLAAPVPADILEGQKKEVQAARCNMLPDMMVGGVVNAQVARDIWMAKLIRDQAPRDVVLIAGNEHVRKDIGVPRWLKLADPQLNVRSIGYLEQGTTGYKGTFDLTQTMPAQPRPDPCAKFKK; encoded by the coding sequence ATGACCACCGTGATTTTCCGTGCCGGCGCGCGCGCCGCCCTGCTGTGCAGCGTGCTGGCGCTGGCCGCCTGCGGCAGCCTGCTGAAGAAGGAAGCGCCGCCCGCTCCCATGCCTGTGGCCGACGCCTTGCCCAATCCGCAAGTGCTGCTGCTTGGTGAAGTCCCTGACAATGCGCAAGGCCAGCGCCTGCGGGGCGAGGAATTGCGCCGCCGCCTGGCGGCCGGCTGGCGTCCCGTGATCGTCATGGAGCAGTTCGACCGCGAAAATCAGGACTTGCTGACGCGCGCCGCGCGCGAATGCGCCGACCCCGATTGCATCATCCGCGTGATGGAACAGCCGCGCTGGGACTGGAGCGTGTACCGTCCCGTGCTGGACCTCGTCATCAGCTACCAGCTGACCCTGGTCGCCGGCAATTTGTCGCCGGCCGATGCCTCGCGCATCGTGCGCGACGGCATCCAGTGGTCGATGCCGCCCGCCATGGTGGCCACGTACCTGGCCGCGCCCGTGCCGGCCGATATCCTGGAAGGGCAAAAGAAGGAAGTGCAGGCGGCCCGCTGCAATATGCTGCCCGACATGATGGTGGGTGGCGTCGTCAACGCGCAAGTGGCGCGCGATATCTGGATGGCCAAGCTGATCCGCGACCAGGCGCCGCGCGACGTGGTGCTGATCGCCGGCAATGAACATGTGCGCAAGGATATCGGTGTGCCCCGCTGGCTGAAGCTGGCCGACCCGCAACTGAACGTGCGCAGCATCGGCTACCTGGAGCAGGGGACCACCGGCTACAAGGGCACGTTCGACCTGACGCAAACAATGCCGGCGCAGCCGCGCCCGGATCCTTGCGCCAAGTTCAAGAAATAA
- a CDS encoding PEP-CTERM sorting domain-containing protein: MRIYQSLCMALLALSASTWSMAAVSDTTAGKLHEAGERVMIDESISLNNNPGWETPDLPYARLLASSSATAAPHWSTSGARHVALAPPRPMTAAPAQQANVPAPVPEASMYSMLLVGLGLVALSLHGEKQEKFDN, encoded by the coding sequence ATGAGAATCTATCAGTCGCTATGCATGGCCTTGCTGGCGCTGTCGGCCAGCACATGGAGCATGGCGGCAGTCAGCGACACGACAGCCGGCAAGCTGCACGAAGCCGGCGAACGCGTGATGATCGATGAAAGCATCAGCTTGAATAATAATCCCGGCTGGGAAACGCCGGACTTGCCGTATGCACGCCTGCTGGCCAGCAGCAGCGCGACGGCGGCACCGCACTGGAGCACCAGTGGCGCGCGCCATGTGGCCCTGGCGCCGCCGAGGCCCATGACGGCCGCACCCGCACAGCAAGCCAACGTACCGGCCCCCGTGCCTGAAGCGAGCATGTACTCGATGTTGCTGGTGGGATTGGGCCTGGTGGCCTTGAGCCTGCACGGCGAAAAACAGGAAAAATTCGATAACTGA
- a CDS encoding HDOD domain-containing protein, whose amino-acid sequence MSTQLTLDDIVAHLDDLPSLPAVVMELLNSIDQEDVDISVLAKKVSYDQALTAKTLRLANSSHYGLQVKATTIQQAITYLGFQTTRSLITSAAITGCFPEGRCPGFDDKAFWRHSVATAACAKVLARQIRFNQDYAFTAGLLHNIGRLVLVSSFPAHYAQAIAHQAAHDCSLLEAEQAVLGVDHVQAGVALAEHWNFSDTMRLALGNYLQPETPGAGFLASLIHVANAIVCALDLAQAGDDMVPRVSPVAWDALGLGEDAYLQLFRETELRYDEITSALLS is encoded by the coding sequence ATGAGCACGCAGCTGACGCTCGACGATATCGTCGCCCACCTCGATGACTTGCCATCCTTGCCCGCCGTCGTCATGGAGTTGCTCAACAGCATCGACCAGGAAGATGTCGATATTTCCGTGCTGGCCAAAAAAGTGTCGTACGACCAGGCATTGACGGCGAAAACCCTGCGCCTGGCCAACTCGTCCCACTATGGCTTGCAAGTGAAGGCCACCACCATCCAGCAGGCGATCACCTACCTGGGCTTCCAGACGACGCGCAGCCTGATCACGTCGGCCGCCATCACCGGTTGCTTTCCGGAAGGACGCTGCCCCGGTTTCGACGACAAGGCCTTCTGGCGTCATTCGGTGGCGACGGCCGCCTGCGCCAAGGTGCTGGCGCGACAGATCCGTTTCAACCAGGATTACGCGTTCACGGCCGGCTTGCTGCACAACATCGGCCGCCTGGTGCTGGTCAGCAGCTTTCCCGCGCACTACGCGCAAGCCATCGCGCACCAGGCCGCGCACGATTGCAGCCTGCTCGAAGCGGAGCAGGCCGTGCTCGGCGTGGACCACGTGCAGGCGGGCGTGGCCCTGGCCGAACACTGGAATTTTTCCGACACCATGCGCCTGGCGCTGGGCAACTATCTGCAGCCGGAAACGCCCGGGGCAGGCTTTCTCGCATCGCTGATCCACGTGGCCAACGCGATTGTTTGCGCGCTCGACCTGGCGCAGGCGGGCGACGATATGGTGCCGCGCGTCTCGCCGGTGGCCTGGGATGCGCTGGGCCTGGGCGAAGACGCGTATCTGCAGCTGTTCCGCGAAACGGAGCTGCGCTACGACGAAATCACCTCGGCACTGCTGAGCTAA